The DNA window CCGCTGTACTCCGCCGTGCCAGCAGTCCTGCGACCACCGTCTCTGCCGCGACAAAGCCGAGGACCGCCACGATCAGCCACCGCCACAGCTTCTGCTTGCTCTCCAACTCGGCCGTCTTGAGCTGCCGTTGCCGTTCGACGACCTGCTCGGCGGTCATCGCCTTGCCGACCTTGGCGCCCCAGCGTTCGAGTTCTTCGACGCCGACCGGGGCGGTGCGGCTCTCGTCGGCAGGCAAATTGACGGCCAGCGGCGTTTCGCGTCCGCCGATGGATAGCCGATAGATGCCCGGCCGGTCGGATGCCTCGGCGGCTGTCGCTGTCCCGCCGACGGGCAGATCGATCTTGCGGCCGTCGGGCGTCAGCAGCACGCGAGCCTCGCCCGGCTTCGCCGCCGGAAGCGCAATTGGCTCGTACACATTCTGTTGCGCTTCAACGGTCGTTCCGTCCTTTCTACGCACCAGACCGCCGATCAGTGGCACAAACTTGGTGGAAAGTGCCAACTGGCTATCCGCCGGTTGCCAACCGGCCGTCGCGACAAGCAGCTTTCCCTGCCCGATGGTCTTCTCCACCAGGAAGGGGTCGCCGTCATCAAACCAGACGATGGTGCGGGCTTCTGCCGCTTGTGGCAGCGTCAACTTGCGGTGTTTCCAGAAGCGAATCTTGGTGAAATCGGCAAAGCGAGCCTCGGCGAAGGGGACAAAGAGCGGGTGCGACAATTCGACGCGGGCGAGCAGGGCGTAATCGCGTGGCGGGGCTTCGGTGATCGTCGGTTTGGCGTCGGACAGCATTGCCGCCAGCCCGTCGGCGGTGGGAAGGTCCTTCAAAACCCAGAAGACGTCGCCGCCGCTTTCTGCGTATTTGCGCAGGGTTGCGGCTCGCTCGGCTGGAACAGGTGCCGCGACAATCGCCAGCCGAAGGTCGAGCAGGTCGGCGGCACCGATCGGATCGGTCGGCTTCCGGGTGACAAACTCGATCGATCGCTGTGGCAGGTCTCCGAGCGCGCCGCGGACATAGTACAGCAGGCCCTGGAGGTCCTCCGACGCGTCTTCGCCAATGTAGAGCAGACGGACGATGTCGGTTCGCGGCGGAACGATATACAGGGTGTTGTCGAAGTCGAAATCGTCGCCGCGGAGGATCAGGCGGTCGGGCGGGGCGGCGGTAGTGCCTGCCGGCTGCGTTGACGGCCCGCCGGGCGAGCTGGTGCTTATTGCCGCGAGGCCGGGCCACGGTACGCGAACGACCAGGCTTTTGCCGGCGGGGGCGTAGACCTTGATCGGGTCGAAACCGGCGATCGGACCGGCGGAACTTGCCCAGGTGATCGTGAACTGTTCCGTTGCTCCGCCGGGTTGATTGGTGACGCGAACCCGAAGCCGGTTATCGG is part of the Humisphaera borealis genome and encodes:
- a CDS encoding BatA domain-containing protein gives rise to the protein MGLLAPLYFAGLLAIALPIVFHLIRRTPQGKQAFSSLMFLQPSPPKLTKRSRLSNILLLLLRAAALALLAVAFCRPFLQAKEDTASGQGRGRRVAILVDTSASMMRGDLWQQATDRVQQTIDDLKPQDEASLYFFDRQVRPGLTFAEWNELAPAVRAAAMKARLADTKPTFAATRLGDAVAAVADLLVAEEGARTDIDRSGRQLVLVSDIQAGGHIEALQGHQWPPSVLLDVKSVSPKQTTNAGLQLAEQAATPGAPGDTDNRLRVRVTNQPGGATEQFTITWASSAGPIAGFDPIKVYAPAGKSLVVRVPWPGLAAISTSSPGGPSTQPAGTTAAPPDRLILRGDDFDFDNTLYIVPPRTDIVRLLYIGEDASEDLQGLLYYVRGALGDLPQRSIEFVTRKPTDPIGAADLLDLRLAIVAAPVPAERAATLRKYAESGGDVFWVLKDLPTADGLAAMLSDAKPTITEAPPRDYALLARVELSHPLFVPFAEARFADFTKIRFWKHRKLTLPQAAEARTIVWFDDGDPFLVEKTIGQGKLLVATAGWQPADSQLALSTKFVPLIGGLVRRKDGTTVEAQQNVYEPIALPAAKPGEARVLLTPDGRKIDLPVGGTATAAEASDRPGIYRLSIGGRETPLAVNLPADESRTAPVGVEELERWGAKVGKAMTAEQVVERQRQLKTAELESKQKLWRWLIVAVLGFVAAETVVAGLLARRSTAGAAV